In one Cloacibacillus porcorum genomic region, the following are encoded:
- the phnW gene encoding 2-aminoethylphosphonate--pyruvate transaminase: MKENRYLLLTPGPLTTTAGVKEAMLRDWCTWDRDYNDVVEELRRGLVEMALRDRAECANYTSVLMQGSGTFAVESVIGSVIPRGGKLAVLSNGAYGRRIAEIAGILKIPAVELRFDECERPDAAMLAEMLADDPAVTHVAVVHCETTTGILNDIESVGRVAKSCGKKFIVDAMSSFGGISLYMDDLDIDFLISSANKCIEGVPGFAFVIAKRVELAECGGRARSLSLDLYSQWKTMEEHRGKWRFTSPTHVVVAFAEAMRELKEEGGVVARNMRYTANRDMLIRGMEELGFRALLPDELRSPVITSFLYPEGVGFDFTDFYESLKRDGYVIYPGKLSERDTFRIGNIGDIREEQITGLLAAVERYVKRLENEAPSLCA; encoded by the coding sequence ATGAAAGAGAATAGATATCTGCTTCTGACGCCGGGGCCGCTTACGACCACCGCCGGTGTGAAGGAGGCGATGCTTCGCGACTGGTGCACCTGGGACAGGGATTATAACGACGTCGTGGAGGAGCTGCGGCGCGGGCTTGTGGAGATGGCGCTGCGTGACCGCGCCGAATGCGCCAATTATACCTCCGTGCTGATGCAGGGCAGCGGCACCTTTGCCGTGGAGTCGGTGATCGGCAGCGTGATTCCGCGGGGCGGCAAATTGGCGGTGCTCTCGAACGGCGCCTACGGCAGGAGGATAGCGGAGATCGCGGGAATTTTGAAGATACCAGCCGTTGAGCTGCGTTTTGACGAATGCGAGCGCCCCGACGCGGCGATGCTGGCCGAGATGTTGGCGGACGATCCGGCGGTGACGCATGTAGCGGTGGTTCACTGCGAGACCACGACCGGTATCCTGAACGACATTGAGAGCGTTGGCCGTGTCGCGAAGAGCTGCGGCAAAAAGTTTATCGTTGACGCGATGAGCAGCTTCGGCGGCATTTCGCTCTATATGGACGACCTCGACATAGATTTTCTGATCAGCAGTGCCAACAAGTGCATCGAGGGCGTGCCCGGCTTCGCCTTCGTCATCGCGAAGCGCGTGGAGCTGGCCGAATGCGGTGGACGTGCCCGCTCCCTTTCGCTTGACCTCTACAGCCAGTGGAAGACGATGGAGGAGCACCGTGGCAAGTGGCGTTTCACCTCGCCGACGCACGTCGTCGTCGCCTTCGCGGAGGCGATGCGCGAACTCAAAGAGGAGGGCGGCGTCGTCGCGCGCAATATGCGCTATACCGCCAATCGGGACATGCTCATCCGTGGAATGGAGGAGCTGGGTTTCCGTGCGCTTCTTCCCGATGAGCTGCGCTCGCCGGTGATAACCTCTTTCCTCTATCCGGAGGGAGTCGGTTTTGATTTTACTGACTTCTATGAGTCCCTCAAACGGGACGGTTATGTGATCTACCCCGGAAAGCTCTCCGAACGCGACACCTTCCGCATCGGAAACATCGGGGATATCCGGGAGGAGCAGATAACGGGACTTCTCGCCGCCGTCGAAAGGTACGTCAAGCGGCTGGAAAATGAAGCCCCGTCGCTCTGCGCTTAG
- a CDS encoding Ig-like domain-containing protein, with protein sequence MRKLRKYGIIFLVLLMALMCAPMAMAATEIGQNNIGDLFKTAGDYILSEDIALNANTKAIELSKDFTVTLDLNGHVVSSDTSVYKTTDSTKYPASIIYATSGDMTIKDSQGGGKLLDVSTAAYSSNNDGVIRVKNGAKLTVEKAIIEVKNGIGITTYDDGTRVTFKDGEINVEYGFGIATNGTNITEPGSGIYVEGGKITVASADSAAIYHPSSGTLSISGGELSAADGIQVKAGTVMISGGTITASGDHKVPANGVFSGGGTNELGNALSLISHKSYKGASMDVTISGSATLISEQTNAIETYISSGGVDHVKSFKVIGGIYSTDPSDYVKTPYVVKQGADMMYTVTLAGVAVDPSSVELVLGLKNTAQLKASSDIDKEFSWESSDPKVVTVEGGSITAVSAGTAIVTATGDVSGSKGVCKVSVRDTDDVVVTPAKLELNVGDSGKVTATCDKADTFTWESSDPSIATVSSDGTVKAVKAGIAVVTAKGGVNSAGCVVSVTDPAKPDPVPTPAPVVVGTVDKEDNPVNTESGKPENVEATESSVLGATDENKRYTAEKIGFKATDLVANAEGDLTVSPVVAKSAVESVMSDDSTVAPENITTLPLVEAQVEKSKNVAAIALMLMGEDLGAKNGSVVADINLVKVFANGTGAKFGYAAVASEYGDKMFTLKNLDGKSLASTDKVNPDEVYTLVVFVADNGDFDLDDTLGNVVDPIAIATNKAKPAPTPHSSSSGCNAGFAGLLLLAAVPFIYRRKR encoded by the coding sequence ATGAGGAAACTAAGAAAATACGGAATAATTTTTCTTGTGTTGCTGATGGCGCTGATGTGCGCGCCGATGGCGATGGCGGCTACAGAGATAGGTCAGAACAATATTGGGGATTTATTTAAGACAGCGGGAGATTATATACTGTCTGAGGATATTGCTTTAAACGCTAACACAAAGGCGATAGAGCTTTCTAAAGATTTTACGGTAACTCTGGATTTGAACGGGCACGTGGTCTCCTCTGATACGAGTGTCTACAAAACGACTGATAGCACAAAATATCCGGCCAGCATAATCTATGCGACGTCAGGTGACATGACTATTAAGGATAGCCAGGGCGGCGGAAAATTGCTGGATGTCAGTACCGCCGCGTATAGCAGCAATAATGACGGCGTAATACGCGTGAAAAATGGAGCCAAGTTGACCGTCGAAAAAGCGATAATAGAGGTCAAAAATGGTATAGGCATCACAACATATGATGACGGGACCAGAGTGACATTTAAAGACGGTGAAATAAACGTTGAATATGGTTTTGGTATAGCCACAAACGGGACTAATATCACTGAGCCTGGTTCCGGCATCTATGTGGAGGGCGGAAAGATTACCGTAGCTAGCGCAGATTCTGCTGCTATCTATCATCCCAGCAGCGGCACCTTAAGTATATCCGGCGGAGAGTTAAGTGCTGCTGACGGCATTCAGGTAAAAGCTGGAACGGTAATGATTTCTGGAGGAACAATCACCGCATCCGGAGATCATAAAGTTCCCGCAAATGGTGTTTTCTCCGGTGGAGGAACAAACGAGCTTGGCAACGCGCTGTCTTTGATATCGCATAAGAGCTATAAGGGCGCCTCTATGGACGTGACAATTTCCGGTTCGGCGACGCTCATCTCAGAACAAACAAACGCGATTGAAACGTATATAAGCAGCGGAGGCGTGGATCATGTAAAGTCATTCAAAGTAATTGGAGGTATTTACAGCACCGATCCTAGTGATTACGTCAAAACGCCCTATGTCGTAAAGCAAGGGGCGGATATGATGTATACCGTGACCCTCGCCGGAGTGGCGGTCGATCCGTCGTCGGTCGAGCTCGTGTTGGGGCTGAAAAATACCGCGCAGCTGAAAGCCTCCAGCGATATCGACAAAGAATTCTCGTGGGAAAGCAGCGATCCAAAAGTCGTCACGGTTGAGGGCGGTTCTATCACAGCCGTCAGCGCGGGTACGGCCATCGTAACGGCTACGGGAGATGTCAGCGGGAGCAAGGGTGTCTGTAAGGTCTCCGTACGTGATACGGACGACGTTGTCGTGACACCGGCCAAACTAGAGCTTAACGTAGGCGACAGCGGCAAGGTGACGGCGACATGCGACAAGGCTGACACGTTTACGTGGGAGTCGAGCGATCCCAGCATCGCCACCGTATCGTCCGACGGCACGGTGAAGGCCGTTAAGGCCGGTATCGCCGTCGTTACGGCGAAGGGCGGCGTCAACTCCGCGGGCTGCGTCGTGAGCGTTACCGACCCAGCTAAACCCGACCCCGTCCCGACGCCTGCGCCGGTCGTTGTCGGAACGGTGGATAAAGAGGATAATCCGGTCAACACGGAGAGCGGCAAACCGGAAAATGTAGAGGCCACAGAATCCAGTGTACTCGGCGCGACGGATGAGAACAAGAGATATACTGCCGAGAAGATCGGTTTTAAGGCTACGGACCTTGTTGCTAACGCAGAGGGCGACCTTACCGTGAGCCCCGTCGTCGCCAAGAGCGCGGTCGAGTCGGTGATGTCGGACGACAGCACCGTAGCGCCGGAAAACATCACGACGCTTCCGCTGGTCGAGGCCCAGGTGGAGAAGAGCAAAAATGTAGCCGCGATAGCCCTTATGCTGATGGGCGAGGACCTCGGCGCGAAGAACGGCAGCGTCGTGGCAGATATCAACCTTGTAAAGGTATTCGCGAACGGTACGGGCGCGAAATTCGGATATGCCGCCGTCGCCTCCGAGTACGGGGACAAGATGTTCACGCTCAAGAATCTCGATGGCAAGAGCCTGGCGTCTACGGACAAGGTAAATCCCGACGAAGTTTACACCCTGGTAGTCTTTGTGGCCGACAACGGAGATTTTGACCTCGATGATACACTGGGCAACGTCGTCGACCCGATAGCGATAGCCACCAACAAGGCCAAACCGGCTCCGACTCCGCACAGCAGCTCCAGCGGCTGTAACGCGGGATTCGCGGGACTTCTTCTGCTTGCGGCGGTTCCATTTATTTACCGCAGGAAGAGGTAA
- a CDS encoding ABC transporter ATP-binding protein, which produces MTTLRAINITKRFKGMTALDRVSFEIRDGEFVCILGPSGCGKSTLLRSLAGLEAIDEGSIEIGGRDVTCAPPSERNFGIVFQSYALFPNLNVEENIAYGLWNKGLSKDEAAERVAGIIETTGLGCHSKKYPQQLSGGQQQRVAICRALVLNPEFLLLDEPLSALDAKVRLKLRKEIRQIQQRFAITTIMVTHDQEEALSMADRIIVMNEGRIEQMDTPQALYDAPVNGFVADFVGTANFVGADRAIRPESLCLSKSLSDNTIQAEVCDVEYRGAFYRIEVDTHVGHLMVDIPSQQSDAKVLRLGSRLYIDIPQDKVIMLKSA; this is translated from the coding sequence ATGACCACTCTCCGAGCGATAAACATTACCAAGAGATTTAAAGGCATGACGGCTCTCGACAGGGTGAGCTTCGAGATTCGCGACGGAGAGTTCGTCTGCATATTAGGCCCCTCCGGCTGTGGTAAGAGCACGCTGCTGCGTTCGCTCGCCGGGCTGGAGGCCATAGATGAGGGAAGTATAGAGATCGGGGGGCGCGATGTGACCTGCGCTCCACCTTCGGAGAGAAATTTCGGGATAGTCTTTCAGTCTTACGCTCTATTCCCGAATCTCAATGTCGAGGAGAATATCGCCTACGGCCTTTGGAATAAGGGGCTCTCCAAAGATGAGGCCGCGGAGCGCGTCGCCGGCATCATCGAGACCACGGGGCTCGGCTGTCACAGTAAGAAGTATCCCCAGCAGCTTTCGGGCGGACAGCAGCAGCGGGTCGCCATCTGCCGCGCGCTGGTGCTGAATCCGGAGTTTTTGCTCCTTGACGAGCCTCTGTCGGCGCTTGACGCGAAGGTGCGTCTCAAGCTCCGCAAGGAGATTCGCCAGATTCAGCAGCGTTTCGCGATCACGACGATTATGGTCACGCACGACCAGGAGGAGGCCCTCTCGATGGCCGACCGTATCATCGTTATGAACGAGGGGCGCATCGAGCAGATGGACACGCCGCAGGCGCTCTATGACGCTCCCGTCAACGGCTTCGTCGCCGACTTCGTCGGCACGGCTAATTTTGTCGGCGCGGACCGGGCGATCCGTCCCGAGAGCCTCTGTCTCAGCAAATCGCTGTCTGACAACACGATCCAGGCAGAGGTCTGCGATGTGGAGTACCGCGGAGCCTTTTACCGCATAGAGGTGGATACGCATGTGGGGCATCTGATGGTAGATATCCCCTCGCAGCAGAGCGACGCGAAGGTTTTACGGCTCGGCAGCCGCCTCTATATAGATATTCCGCAGGATAAGGTCATAATGCTCAAGAGCGCCTAA
- a CDS encoding putative 2-aminoethylphosphonate ABC transporter permease subunit, translated as MRKIKNANRSETALLAINLSLLFTAVAAPMAVLFAKAFTDFDGAYIGFANFREYFSSPHLVGALWNSLAISTAVSLLSLLLAFTYAYALTRAVVPAKGLFKFLALLPLCAPTMMFGIALIYLIGNKGVVTMMGLKLPLYGPLGIIISEVVYTFPQAFLILYITLSYTDNRLYEAARAMGTRPMRILRTITLPGAKFGLVSAFLVAFSLCFSDFGAPKVVGGNYSVLATDIYKQVIGQQNFGMGSVVGLLLMIPAVIMFVTERLTASENGVTVSSRSMAYRVVPSRGRDAALTVFCTAVAGFILVLFGAVLAASLIRAWPYNMALTFEHFTVDSPATGGISSFFNSLVTALLTALCGTVFVFMNAWLVEKSTANRLLRQADNLFSLIPLALPGLSIGLAFIFFFNMEGNPLNFIYGTAAVLVLANIVHFYSVPYVTASSALKKLDREIEAVAASMAVPSYRTLFKVTVPMCRAAIFETALYFFVNAMVTISAVVFLYPADFKLASVAIVNMEDAGDIAPAAALSVLVILVNVAAKLLYEYIFVMKRSGNR; from the coding sequence ATGAGAAAGATAAAAAACGCCAACAGATCCGAGACCGCGCTTCTCGCGATAAATTTATCTCTGCTCTTTACAGCCGTCGCCGCGCCGATGGCTGTTCTTTTTGCGAAGGCCTTCACCGATTTTGACGGGGCCTATATCGGGTTCGCGAACTTCCGTGAATATTTTTCCTCGCCGCACCTCGTCGGGGCGCTCTGGAATTCGCTCGCGATATCGACGGCGGTCTCGCTTCTGTCGCTGCTGCTCGCCTTCACCTACGCCTACGCTCTGACGCGCGCGGTGGTCCCCGCGAAGGGGCTTTTTAAGTTTCTCGCGCTGCTGCCGCTCTGCGCGCCGACGATGATGTTCGGCATCGCGCTGATCTACCTGATCGGCAATAAGGGTGTCGTCACGATGATGGGGCTGAAGCTGCCGCTCTACGGGCCGCTGGGAATAATCATATCAGAGGTGGTCTACACCTTCCCGCAGGCCTTTCTGATCCTCTATATCACGCTCTCTTATACCGACAACCGTCTTTATGAGGCGGCGCGCGCGATGGGGACGCGGCCTATGCGGATATTGCGCACGATCACGCTGCCGGGGGCGAAGTTCGGCCTTGTCAGCGCCTTTCTCGTCGCCTTCAGCCTCTGTTTCTCCGACTTCGGCGCGCCAAAGGTGGTCGGCGGCAATTACAGCGTGCTGGCCACCGATATCTATAAGCAGGTGATCGGACAGCAGAATTTTGGGATGGGCTCGGTAGTCGGACTGCTGCTGATGATCCCCGCCGTGATAATGTTCGTCACCGAGCGTCTCACGGCGAGTGAGAACGGCGTCACGGTCAGCTCGCGCAGCATGGCCTACCGTGTGGTCCCCTCGCGTGGGCGCGACGCGGCGCTTACGGTATTCTGCACCGCCGTCGCGGGGTTTATCCTCGTGCTCTTCGGCGCGGTGCTCGCCGCTTCGCTGATAAGGGCCTGGCCCTATAATATGGCGCTGACCTTCGAGCACTTCACGGTGGACAGTCCCGCTACGGGAGGCATCAGCTCCTTTTTCAACAGCCTTGTCACCGCTTTGCTGACGGCGCTCTGCGGCACGGTATTCGTATTCATGAACGCCTGGCTGGTGGAGAAGAGCACCGCGAACAGGCTGCTGCGGCAGGCGGACAATCTCTTTTCTCTGATACCGCTGGCGCTGCCGGGGCTTTCAATTGGTCTGGCCTTCATATTCTTTTTCAATATGGAGGGCAACCCGCTGAATTTCATCTATGGTACGGCGGCGGTGCTGGTGCTCGCGAACATCGTCCATTTTTATTCGGTGCCCTATGTTACGGCCTCTTCGGCGCTGAAAAAGCTCGACCGCGAGATAGAGGCGGTCGCCGCCTCGATGGCCGTACCGTCATACCGGACGCTCTTTAAGGTTACGGTGCCGATGTGCCGCGCCGCGATCTTTGAGACGGCGCTCTATTTCTTTGTCAACGCGATGGTGACGATATCCGCGGTGGTCTTTCTCTATCCCGCGGATTTTAAGCTTGCCTCGGTGGCGATCGTCAATATGGAGGACGCGGGGGATATCGCGCCCGCCGCGGCGCTCTCCGTCCTTGTCATTCTCGTCAACGTGGCGGCGAAATTACTTTACGAATATATCTTTGTGATGAAAAGGAGCGGCAACAGATGA
- the phnX gene encoding phosphonoacetaldehyde hydrolase — translation MTNCRKIKCVILDWAGTTVDFGSMAPLKVFSEIFEQRGLRLEMEELRAPMGMPKLEHIRELLKMERPAWLFREKYGRAPTDDDALGIYAAFEPALMNILHNFAEPIEGVCAAVRELREAGIKIGSTTGYTREMMDVIEPLAKAAGYAPDCVVTPDEVAGGRPAPWMIFKNMERLGVYPPCAVVKAGDTAADIREGKNAGVISVGILKGSSELGLTASEFGALSAEEIEDRKQAARERFYLAGADYVLESITELPAFVKEIGKDERE, via the coding sequence ATGACAAACTGCAGAAAAATCAAATGCGTGATCCTTGACTGGGCCGGTACGACGGTGGATTTTGGCTCGATGGCCCCGCTTAAGGTCTTTTCGGAGATATTCGAGCAGCGCGGCCTGCGCCTCGAGATGGAGGAGCTGCGCGCGCCGATGGGGATGCCGAAGCTCGAGCATATCCGCGAACTACTCAAAATGGAGCGCCCCGCGTGGCTGTTCAGGGAGAAATATGGACGCGCGCCGACAGACGACGACGCTCTGGGGATCTACGCCGCCTTTGAACCGGCGCTTATGAATATACTCCACAACTTCGCCGAGCCGATAGAGGGGGTCTGCGCCGCGGTGCGGGAGCTCCGGGAGGCGGGAATAAAGATCGGTTCCACAACCGGCTATACGAGAGAGATGATGGATGTCATCGAGCCGCTCGCGAAGGCGGCGGGCTACGCGCCGGACTGCGTCGTGACGCCCGACGAGGTCGCCGGTGGGCGGCCGGCGCCGTGGATGATATTCAAGAATATGGAACGTCTCGGTGTCTATCCGCCCTGCGCGGTGGTAAAGGCGGGGGATACGGCGGCGGATATCCGCGAGGGCAAAAACGCCGGTGTGATCAGCGTCGGCATCTTAAAGGGAAGCAGCGAACTGGGCCTTACGGCTTCGGAGTTCGGGGCGCTCTCCGCGGAGGAGATCGAGGACAGAAAACAGGCCGCGCGGGAGCGTTTTTACCTTGCTGGGGCCGACTATGTGCTGGAGAGCATCACAGAGCTTCCGGCTTTTGTAAAGGAGATCGGTAAAGATGAAAGAGAATAG
- the speB gene encoding agmatinase: METNIQGFIGCGASFQEARAVFFGAPFDSTTSFRPGTRFGPAAMRAESFGIETYSPYQERDLEDYSVFDAGDLDLPFGNAAKTLSAIEEAAAEVLAANKIPVLLGGEHLVTLGAVRAAAKRYPGLRLIHFDAHADLRADYMGEELSHASVIRRCHDILGDGRIYQFGIRSGSREEMRWSDTHTRMEKFRADTINEAVKEIGEAPLYITLDLDVVDPAEFPGTGTPEAGGLRFTELLAALLSLRGLNVKAFDICELSPHYDHSGASTALACKVLREMLLAYL; encoded by the coding sequence ATGGAGACAAATATCCAGGGATTTATCGGCTGCGGCGCCTCCTTTCAGGAGGCGCGCGCCGTTTTCTTCGGCGCGCCGTTCGACTCGACGACCTCCTTCCGCCCCGGCACGCGCTTCGGCCCCGCCGCGATGCGCGCCGAATCCTTCGGGATCGAGACCTACAGCCCCTATCAGGAGAGAGACCTTGAGGATTACTCTGTATTTGACGCTGGGGACCTAGACCTGCCCTTCGGCAACGCCGCGAAAACCCTCTCCGCCATCGAAGAGGCTGCCGCGGAGGTCTTGGCGGCTAACAAAATCCCCGTTCTGCTCGGCGGCGAACATCTTGTGACCCTCGGCGCGGTGCGCGCGGCGGCGAAAAGATATCCCGGCCTGCGCCTCATCCACTTCGACGCCCACGCGGATCTCCGCGCCGACTACATGGGGGAGGAACTCTCGCACGCCTCGGTGATCCGCCGCTGCCACGACATTCTCGGAGACGGCAGGATATACCAGTTCGGCATACGCTCCGGCAGCCGCGAAGAGATGCGCTGGTCTGATACGCACACGAGAATGGAAAAATTCCGCGCGGATACAATCAACGAAGCTGTGAAGGAGATCGGCGAAGCGCCGCTCTACATCACGCTCGACCTTGACGTCGTAGACCCCGCCGAGTTCCCCGGCACGGGAACGCCTGAGGCCGGAGGGCTGCGCTTCACGGAGCTGCTCGCGGCGCTCCTCTCCCTGCGCGGCCTGAATGTCAAGGCCTTCGACATCTGCGAGCTTTCGCCGCACTACGACCATTCGGGAGCCTCCACGGCGCTCGCCTGCAAGGTGCTGCGCGAAATGCTGCTCGCCTATCTTTAA
- a CDS encoding glycerate kinase type-2 family protein has translation MVNITNSTLRKDAEKIYTAALREAMPEEAVRRALREMRPVEELVLVAIGKAAWRMAKAACDELGERIACGAVITKYGHSEGPIANLSIYEAGHPILDENGLEAAKAALELTKRESEGRAVLFLVSGGGSALFESLLPGVTLEYMRGLNGRLLACGADIQEINTIRKLFSAVKGGRFARHCAPSKIYQIVLSDVLGDDLGSIASGPAAPNPARAEDIRHINDKYSLGIDDKVIEGQKPVETPNVTTVMAANVRILCEAAARRAEELGYNAYIIDDAVDGDVEELAERIYGASKLAGAQDSPYRRPCALIFGGEPTVRLKGKGLGGRNQELALIMAKYLAGSDGMVFVSCGSDGTDGPTEAAGGMTDGSTWDLISKRGADPAALLADNDSNRALKIGDSLIVTGPTGTNVNDLMLLLVDR, from the coding sequence TTGGTCAACATTACAAATTCCACGCTTAGAAAAGACGCCGAGAAAATTTATACAGCCGCGCTGCGGGAGGCGATGCCCGAAGAGGCGGTGCGCAGGGCTCTGCGTGAGATGAGGCCTGTGGAGGAGCTGGTCCTCGTCGCCATCGGCAAGGCGGCCTGGAGGATGGCGAAGGCGGCCTGTGACGAGCTTGGCGAACGGATAGCCTGCGGCGCCGTCATTACAAAATACGGGCATTCGGAAGGACCGATCGCCAACCTTTCGATATACGAAGCCGGTCATCCGATCCTTGACGAAAATGGTCTTGAGGCGGCTAAGGCGGCGTTGGAGCTGACTAAAAGAGAGAGCGAAGGACGCGCGGTACTTTTTCTAGTTTCCGGCGGCGGCTCCGCGCTCTTTGAATCCCTGCTGCCGGGCGTAACGCTGGAATACATGCGCGGGCTGAACGGCAGACTGCTCGCCTGCGGCGCGGACATACAGGAGATAAATACCATTCGCAAGCTCTTCTCCGCCGTCAAGGGCGGACGGTTTGCCAGGCACTGCGCGCCGTCGAAAATCTATCAGATCGTCCTCTCCGACGTGCTCGGCGACGACCTCGGATCGATAGCCTCCGGCCCCGCCGCCCCCAACCCGGCGCGCGCGGAGGATATACGCCATATAAACGATAAATATTCACTAGGTATAGACGATAAGGTAATCGAAGGACAGAAGCCTGTCGAGACGCCGAACGTAACGACGGTGATGGCCGCCAACGTGCGCATCCTCTGCGAAGCCGCGGCGCGGCGCGCGGAAGAGCTGGGCTACAATGCCTATATTATCGACGACGCCGTTGACGGGGATGTTGAGGAGCTCGCGGAGCGGATATACGGCGCATCGAAGCTCGCCGGCGCGCAGGACTCGCCATACCGCCGTCCCTGCGCCCTCATATTCGGCGGCGAACCAACCGTGCGCCTTAAAGGCAAGGGGCTTGGCGGCCGCAATCAGGAGCTGGCGCTGATAATGGCGAAATATCTCGCCGGCAGCGACGGAATGGTTTTCGTCTCCTGCGGCTCCGACGGCACGGACGGCCCCACCGAGGCCGCCGGGGGGATGACCGACGGCTCGACATGGGACCTTATATCAAAAAGGGGCGCGGACCCTGCGGCGCTGCTGGCGGATAATGATTCAAACCGCGCCCTGAAAATAGGCGATTCGCTGATCGTCACCGGTCCCACCGGCACCAACGTCAACGACCTGATGCTGCTGCTGGTGGACCGCTAA
- a CDS encoding putative 2-aminoethylphosphonate ABC transporter substrate-binding protein, translated as MINLSDQIGKAWKFALLLIAVTAVFAAAAAHAAGKELIVYTALENEQINKYLATFKEANPDIDVKIVRDSTGIITAKLLAEGANTPADVVWGTAASSLLVLEKRGLIEPYAPKGLDRVEKMLKDTANPPAWVGIDAWECAIVVNTAEAKAQGLPAIKSYKDLLRPEFKGKIVMSNPNSSGTGFLAVSGILQLMGERAGFEYLDKLHENIALYTHSGSAPAKKAASGEFPVGISYGYAGVNQKKKGAPVEIVFPVEGSGWDVEANALIKKKNIKPEAKKFLDWAISDRAINALKDDYAITAVKVGNSIPEGYSKEPLSQLVKKNDLRWAAQNRDRLLKEWASRYEGKTEAK; from the coding sequence ATGATTAATTTGTCGGATCAAATCGGAAAAGCCTGGAAGTTCGCGCTGCTGCTCATCGCCGTTACCGCCGTCTTTGCCGCCGCGGCGGCGCATGCGGCGGGTAAGGAGCTTATCGTCTATACGGCGCTGGAGAACGAGCAGATCAATAAGTACCTTGCCACTTTTAAGGAGGCTAATCCCGATATAGATGTTAAGATTGTCCGCGATTCTACGGGCATTATCACGGCGAAGCTGCTCGCCGAGGGCGCTAATACCCCCGCGGACGTTGTCTGGGGCACGGCGGCCTCCAGCCTTCTCGTGCTTGAGAAGAGGGGGCTTATCGAGCCATACGCGCCGAAGGGGCTTGACCGCGTTGAAAAGATGCTGAAGGATACGGCGAATCCGCCCGCGTGGGTCGGCATCGACGCCTGGGAGTGCGCGATCGTGGTGAACACCGCCGAGGCGAAGGCCCAGGGGCTGCCCGCGATAAAGTCTTACAAGGATCTTCTCCGTCCCGAGTTTAAGGGAAAGATCGTAATGAGCAACCCCAACTCGTCCGGCACCGGCTTCCTCGCCGTTTCGGGAATCCTCCAGCTGATGGGCGAGAGGGCGGGTTTCGAGTATCTCGACAAGCTGCATGAGAATATCGCGCTCTATACGCACTCCGGCTCCGCGCCCGCGAAGAAGGCCGCTTCGGGCGAGTTCCCCGTCGGTATCTCCTACGGTTACGCCGGTGTGAACCAGAAGAAGAAGGGGGCTCCCGTGGAGATCGTCTTCCCCGTGGAGGGCAGCGGCTGGGACGTCGAGGCGAACGCGCTGATTAAGAAGAAGAATATCAAGCCAGAGGCGAAGAAGTTCCTCGACTGGGCCATCTCCGACAGGGCGATTAACGCGCTGAAGGACGATTACGCGATCACGGCGGTGAAGGTGGGCAATTCGATCCCCGAGGGTTATTCAAAGGAGCCGCTCTCGCAGCTTGTGAAGAAGAACGACCTGCGCTGGGCCGCCCAGAACCGTGACCGTCTGCTGAAGGAATGGGCCTCCCGTTACGAGGGCAAGACGGAAGCGAAATAG